One Curtobacterium sp. MCLR17_032 genomic window carries:
- a CDS encoding GNAT family N-acetyltransferase, whose protein sequence is MSAEAPSSTFLIDVEHFDSPDAQRLRAAQRIEIDSTYGADTEPGPKPTADSIAVFFVARDGDGTPVGCGGLRIVDDGIAEVKRMYVRTESRGSGVAAAMLRRLEEAALDLGSPALVLETGTEQKRAIAFYEREGFSRIANFGPYVGADRSVCYSKIL, encoded by the coding sequence GTGAGCGCTGAAGCCCCCTCGAGCACCTTCCTGATCGACGTCGAGCACTTCGACTCGCCCGATGCCCAGCGGCTGCGTGCCGCCCAGCGCATCGAGATCGACAGCACGTACGGCGCGGACACCGAGCCCGGACCGAAGCCCACGGCCGACTCGATCGCGGTGTTCTTCGTGGCGCGCGACGGCGACGGCACCCCGGTCGGCTGCGGTGGTCTGCGGATCGTCGACGACGGCATCGCCGAGGTGAAGCGGATGTACGTCCGGACGGAGTCCCGCGGGTCGGGTGTGGCCGCGGCGATGCTGCGTCGACTCGAGGAGGCCGCGCTCGACCTCGGTTCGCCGGCCCTCGTCCTCGAGACGGGCACGGAGCAGAAGCGGGCGATCGCGTTCTACGAGCGCGAGGGCTTCAGCCGCATCGCGAACTTCGGCCCGTACGTGGGCGCCGACCGCTCGGTCTGCTACTCGAAGATCCTCTGA
- a CDS encoding aminopeptidase P family protein: MADTTPRATSNRSTTPGSSVFKDHIASNWAERERPLPAPREQSAFAAERRARLSELHTGRTLVVPAGQAKVRSNDCDYPFRPHSTFAHLTGWGTDTVVGSVLVLTPNGSGHDATLYFRATAGRDSEEFYANPEIGEFWVGPRPSLAEVSADLGLATADLGELDRVLDGLDASVLVVRDADTDFTRALDERLGTTVGGAEEQDDTPATADVLSRDLSELRLVKDAFEVSELRKAVDATQHGFEDVIADFDAVLAHPRGERIVEGTFNRRARADGNTVGYDTIAAAGHHACILHWTRNDGAVQPGDLILIDAGVEVDSFYTADITRTLPVSGTFSPVQRMVYEAVLEAADAAFAIVKPGITFREVHATAMQVIARKTAEWGFLPVSADESLEPENQFHRRYMVHGTSHHLGLDVHDCAKARREMYLDGIVQPGMVFTIEPGLYFQQDDLTVPEEFRGIGVRIEDDILVTEDGAENLSVHIPRTPSEVEGWIARTPR; encoded by the coding sequence ATGGCCGACACCACTCCCCGCGCGACGAGCAACCGCTCCACCACTCCCGGCTCGTCCGTGTTCAAGGACCACATCGCGTCGAACTGGGCGGAGCGCGAGCGTCCGCTCCCGGCGCCCCGCGAGCAGTCCGCCTTCGCTGCCGAGCGTCGGGCGCGGCTCTCGGAGCTGCACACCGGTCGGACGCTCGTCGTCCCCGCCGGGCAGGCGAAGGTGCGCTCGAACGACTGCGACTACCCGTTCCGCCCGCACTCCACGTTCGCGCACCTCACCGGCTGGGGCACGGACACCGTCGTCGGGTCCGTCCTGGTCCTGACGCCGAACGGCAGCGGGCACGACGCCACGCTGTACTTCCGTGCGACCGCCGGCCGTGACTCCGAGGAGTTCTACGCGAACCCCGAGATCGGTGAGTTCTGGGTGGGACCGCGGCCCTCGCTGGCCGAGGTGTCCGCCGACCTGGGCCTCGCGACCGCCGACCTGGGCGAGCTCGACCGGGTCCTCGACGGCCTCGACGCCTCGGTGCTGGTCGTCCGCGACGCCGACACCGACTTCACCCGCGCCCTCGACGAGCGGCTCGGTACGACCGTCGGTGGCGCCGAGGAGCAGGACGACACCCCGGCGACGGCGGACGTGCTCTCCCGCGACCTGTCCGAGCTGCGCCTGGTGAAGGACGCGTTCGAGGTCAGCGAACTCCGCAAGGCCGTCGACGCGACCCAGCACGGGTTCGAAGACGTGATCGCCGACTTCGACGCGGTCCTCGCCCACCCCCGTGGCGAGCGCATCGTCGAGGGCACCTTCAACCGCCGTGCTCGCGCGGACGGCAACACGGTCGGGTACGACACGATCGCGGCCGCCGGCCACCACGCCTGCATCCTGCACTGGACCCGGAACGACGGTGCCGTGCAGCCGGGCGACCTCATCCTCATCGACGCCGGGGTCGAGGTCGACTCGTTCTACACAGCCGACATCACCCGGACGCTGCCGGTCAGCGGCACGTTCTCGCCCGTCCAGCGGATGGTCTACGAGGCCGTCCTGGAGGCTGCCGATGCGGCGTTCGCGATCGTCAAGCCCGGCATCACCTTCCGTGAGGTCCACGCGACCGCCATGCAGGTCATCGCCCGCAAGACGGCCGAGTGGGGCTTCCTGCCGGTCTCGGCCGACGAGTCGCTGGAGCCGGAGAACCAGTTCCACCGCCGGTACATGGTGCACGGCACGAGCCACCACCTCGGGCTCGACGTTCACGACTGCGCGAAGGCCCGCCGTGAGATGTACCTCGACGGCATCGTGCAGCCCGGCATGGTCTTCACCATCGAGCCCGGACTGTACTTCCAGCAGGACGACCTGACCGTGCCGGAGGAGTTCCGCGGCATCGGCGTCCGCATCGAGGACGACATCCTGGTGACCGAGGACGGCGCCGAGAACCTGTCCGTGCACATCCCCCGGACCCCCTCGGAAGTGGAGGGGTGGATCGCCCGCACTCCGCGCTAG
- a CDS encoding PHP domain-containing protein: protein MPDPFIDLHAHSSVSDGTERPGELVRAAAASGLDGVALTDHDTTAGWHEAAEAVRQLPMTLVPGLELSTRIGWRSVHVLGYLVDPEDPGLVAETTAIRDGRLTRARSMVDAIGRDHPITWDDVLAESSEGATIGRPHIADALVRLGLESDRSAAFRGILHPSSGYYQPHDAPSPLRGVELIRAAGGVPVIAHPAASSRGIVIDEPMLRELVDAGLAGLEVDHRENQAHGKRTLLDWTQQFGLFVTGSSDYHGEGKPNRLGEHRTCRRSFDAIVEQATGSEPVVGPGSRLS from the coding sequence GTGCCTGATCCGTTCATCGACCTGCACGCTCACTCGAGCGTCTCCGACGGCACCGAGCGCCCGGGGGAGCTGGTCCGGGCCGCTGCGGCCAGCGGCCTCGACGGCGTCGCCCTGACCGACCACGACACCACCGCGGGCTGGCACGAGGCCGCCGAAGCCGTCCGGCAGCTGCCGATGACGCTGGTGCCCGGGCTCGAGCTCAGCACCCGGATCGGCTGGCGGAGCGTGCACGTGCTCGGCTACCTGGTCGACCCGGAGGACCCGGGTCTCGTCGCCGAGACCACCGCGATCCGTGACGGCCGCCTCACCCGCGCCCGCAGCATGGTCGACGCGATCGGCCGCGACCACCCGATCACCTGGGACGACGTCCTGGCCGAGTCGAGCGAGGGGGCCACCATCGGCCGCCCGCACATCGCCGACGCGCTGGTGCGGCTCGGCCTCGAGTCCGACCGCAGCGCGGCGTTCCGCGGCATCCTCCACCCGTCCTCCGGCTACTACCAGCCGCACGACGCCCCGTCGCCGCTGCGTGGCGTCGAGCTCATCCGTGCCGCCGGTGGGGTGCCCGTGATCGCCCACCCGGCAGCGTCGTCCCGGGGGATCGTGATCGACGAGCCGATGCTCCGCGAACTCGTCGACGCGGGTCTCGCCGGCCTGGAGGTCGACCACCGCGAGAACCAGGCACACGGCAAGCGCACCCTGCTGGACTGGACCCAGCAGTTCGGTCTCTTCGTCACCGGGTCGAGCGACTACCACGGCGAGGGCAAGCCGAACCGCCTCGGCGAGCACCGCACGTGCCGCCGGTCGTTCGACGCGATCGTCGAGCAGGCCACCGGCAGCGAGCCGGTCGTCGGGCCGGGGTCGCGGCTGTCCTGA
- a CDS encoding DEAD/DEAH box helicase, producing MTFSELQIEQDIVDALASKGIIEPFPIQQQTIPLALTGQDIIGQAKTGTGKTFGFGLPLIQRIGADPAPGVKALVVVPTRELAVQVSEDLESAMVNRPTKLVSIYGGKAYEGQVEQLKAGAQIVVGTPGRLIDLQRQRLLDLSHVQEIVLDEADRMLDLGFLSDIERIFQAVPEVRHTMLFSATMPAPIVALARRFMSRPVHIRATDPDEGLMQANIKHVIYRAHSLDKDEVIARILQAEGRGKTVIFTRTKRAAARIVEELKDRGFNAAAVHGDLNQEQRERAMAAFKAGKRDVLIATDVAARGIDVDDVTHVINHTIPDDPDTYLHRAGRTGRAGKTGIAVTFVDWDDLHKWTLIDKALEFGIPEPVETYSSSPHLFTDLDIPVGTKGRLPGTTSHAATAGTEKSSAGSRSGSRSGSDSRSDSGSRSGSAGDSRSRNRTRSAGSESSGSRRGSGDRPAAERTAPAEDAQDVTTAAGTVEGAPAPAAGDESGDGTQKRRRRRRRRGGSGSSEATASAPQGSADGE from the coding sequence TTGACTTTCTCAGAACTCCAGATCGAGCAGGACATCGTCGATGCGCTCGCGAGCAAGGGCATCATCGAGCCCTTCCCGATCCAGCAGCAGACGATCCCGCTCGCCCTGACCGGCCAGGACATCATCGGTCAGGCCAAGACCGGCACCGGCAAGACCTTCGGGTTCGGCCTGCCGCTGATCCAGCGCATCGGCGCCGACCCCGCACCGGGTGTGAAGGCGCTCGTCGTCGTCCCCACCCGCGAGCTCGCCGTGCAGGTGAGCGAGGACCTCGAGTCCGCGATGGTGAACCGTCCGACCAAGCTCGTCTCGATCTACGGCGGCAAGGCGTACGAGGGCCAGGTCGAGCAGCTCAAGGCCGGCGCGCAGATCGTCGTCGGGACGCCCGGTCGTCTCATCGACCTGCAGCGCCAGCGTCTCCTCGACCTCTCGCACGTGCAGGAGATCGTCCTCGACGAGGCCGACCGCATGCTCGACCTCGGGTTCCTCTCGGACATCGAGCGGATCTTCCAGGCCGTGCCCGAGGTGCGGCACACGATGCTGTTCTCGGCGACGATGCCGGCACCGATCGTCGCGCTGGCCCGCCGCTTCATGTCGCGTCCGGTGCACATCCGCGCGACGGACCCCGACGAGGGTCTCATGCAGGCGAACATCAAGCACGTCATCTACCGCGCGCACTCCCTGGACAAGGACGAGGTCATCGCCCGCATCCTCCAGGCCGAGGGTCGCGGCAAGACCGTCATCTTCACGCGCACCAAGCGTGCCGCTGCCCGCATCGTCGAGGAGCTGAAGGACCGCGGCTTCAACGCCGCCGCCGTCCACGGTGACCTCAACCAGGAGCAGCGCGAGCGTGCGATGGCCGCCTTCAAGGCCGGCAAGCGCGACGTCCTCATCGCGACCGACGTCGCCGCCCGTGGCATCGACGTGGACGACGTCACGCACGTCATCAACCACACGATCCCGGACGACCCGGACACGTACCTGCACCGCGCCGGTCGCACCGGCCGTGCCGGCAAGACCGGCATCGCGGTCACGTTCGTCGACTGGGACGATCTGCACAAGTGGACGCTGATCGACAAGGCGCTCGAGTTCGGCATCCCCGAGCCCGTCGAGACGTACTCGTCGTCCCCGCACCTGTTCACCGACCTGGACATCCCGGTCGGCACCAAGGGCCGCCTGCCCGGCACGACCTCGCACGCCGCCACCGCCGGCACCGAGAAGTCGTCGGCCGGTTCGCGATCGGGCTCGCGCTCGGGCTCCGACTCGCGCTCCGACTCCGGCTCGCGTTCTGGCAGCGCCGGCGATTCCCGGTCGCGGAACCGCACCCGGTCCGCCGGGTCGGAGTCGTCCGGCTCGCGTCGCGGCTCCGGTGACCGTCCGGCAGCGGAGCGCACCGCGCCCGCCGAGGACGCGCAGGACGTCACCACCGCCGCTGGCACGGTCGAGGGTGCTCCGGCTCCCGCCGCCGGTGACGAGTCGGGTGACGGAACGCAGAAGCGTCGTCGCCGCCGTCGCCGCCGTGGCGGCAGCGGATCGTCGGAGGCGACCGCCTCGGCACCGCAGGGTTCCGCGGACGGCGAGTAG